The following are encoded together in the Capsulimonas corticalis genome:
- a CDS encoding carboxypeptidase regulatory-like domain-containing protein, producing MNLFARCTAFAVLLSAATPGHALPREQTKPFHIHGKALTPDGKPVAGATAMFLATNFSGGKPIASQTTRTDADGGFDFTAPADSPHYQVGLLYITSAEGVGLAMAGENSRIILQPRTSVRVRLVDEKGTPEPNTALHPQYFSWRHNNEDIFVYWDKTLSALWNVRTDAQGFATLNGLPQDYGVRLFVEDDRFADLGWRSEVKLAKSAKTGDAILHLQHAGAIKGLAVYGDTHRPAAGVFVDAMGIGDDDAQGVATTDKNGRYTIPRLKPGSYDVSLSFPPNEANEWTAVAHPAVAIAASKQTEGVNFTLIHGGVITGHVTDPVTGKPVANASVSVTGPAHPSTSRGSLSVQTDNNGMYKIHAPAGAQTVSVYTYGSNSYVEPQTIKIADGETKTLDWKIAPPKEVRAIHGVVVGPDGAPVAEAEVLLQDPFSGFPSKTTDEQGRFTFNPSLFGDDARLFARSGNLATLAGVAPPADDSSITLHLTANALSVFSGQINDQDGKPLPHAKVALVRWTKRNGGMDVDSVNTDDAGRYTFPATYTDVEYSVRAEAPGYASNYSTQIPAAAGKTLAMGSVALTKADSFIGGVIVDPKGKPVAGAKVTVSAISQGEAVTDKTGRFHISGAPRDKTFLQVEAPEERQASVQVTSGRDDNEITVKSRAEIEEESKRFVAALDADTTNHGDGSDAQTLLKTAESKAAGGGKSVLLVFHASWCGPCFMLHRFLEDPKIAPTLEKHFVIQDLDIWEHDDKKKWENPGGTDIYKQYGGPNSVPFYVVLDANGKKLGDSIHNGENMGMPTQAGDVQFFLDTLKQAQPTLTDSESATLKEGLKQHASL from the coding sequence ATGAACTTATTCGCCCGATGTACGGCATTCGCGGTTCTTCTTTCGGCGGCGACGCCCGGTCACGCGCTCCCGCGTGAGCAGACGAAGCCGTTTCATATCCACGGGAAGGCGCTGACGCCGGACGGCAAGCCGGTGGCTGGAGCGACGGCAATGTTTTTAGCCACGAATTTCTCCGGCGGCAAGCCCATTGCGTCGCAAACCACGCGGACGGATGCGGATGGCGGATTCGATTTTACGGCCCCAGCCGATTCGCCACACTATCAAGTCGGCCTCTTATATATCACCTCGGCCGAAGGGGTTGGCCTGGCGATGGCCGGTGAAAACAGTCGAATTATCCTTCAGCCGCGCACAAGCGTCCGCGTGCGGTTGGTGGATGAGAAGGGAACCCCAGAGCCGAACACCGCCCTCCATCCGCAATATTTCTCATGGCGTCATAACAACGAGGATATCTTTGTTTACTGGGACAAAACCCTCTCGGCGTTATGGAATGTTCGGACGGATGCTCAGGGGTTTGCAACGCTCAACGGACTGCCTCAAGATTATGGAGTGAGGCTATTCGTCGAAGACGATCGCTTTGCGGATCTCGGCTGGCGCAGCGAGGTCAAGCTCGCGAAATCGGCCAAGACCGGCGACGCCATCCTGCATTTGCAGCATGCAGGCGCCATCAAAGGCCTCGCCGTTTATGGCGATACGCATCGTCCTGCCGCCGGCGTGTTTGTGGATGCGATGGGGATTGGCGACGACGACGCACAAGGGGTCGCGACGACCGACAAAAACGGCCGCTACACGATCCCACGCTTGAAGCCCGGATCCTACGATGTGTCGCTGTCATTTCCGCCAAATGAAGCCAACGAATGGACAGCCGTCGCACATCCCGCCGTCGCGATTGCCGCCAGCAAGCAGACTGAGGGTGTCAACTTCACGCTGATTCACGGAGGCGTGATCACCGGGCATGTGACGGACCCCGTGACGGGCAAGCCCGTCGCGAACGCGAGTGTCAGCGTAACCGGACCTGCGCACCCGTCCACCTCACGCGGCAGCTTAAGCGTGCAGACCGATAATAATGGGATGTACAAAATCCATGCGCCGGCCGGAGCGCAGACCGTTTCCGTCTACACCTACGGCTCCAACAGTTATGTTGAGCCGCAAACGATAAAGATCGCCGACGGTGAAACGAAGACTCTTGACTGGAAGATCGCGCCGCCCAAGGAGGTGCGGGCAATTCACGGCGTAGTTGTCGGTCCCGACGGCGCCCCCGTCGCGGAAGCGGAGGTGCTGCTTCAGGATCCATTCAGTGGATTTCCGAGCAAGACGACGGACGAGCAAGGGCGCTTCACCTTCAATCCCAGTCTGTTCGGAGATGACGCCCGCCTCTTCGCGCGTTCCGGGAATCTGGCGACACTCGCGGGCGTGGCGCCGCCTGCGGATGATTCTTCCATCACGCTGCATCTCACGGCCAATGCGCTCAGTGTCTTCTCCGGGCAGATCAACGATCAGGATGGTAAACCGCTTCCGCATGCAAAAGTGGCGCTCGTGCGCTGGACGAAGAGAAACGGGGGGATGGATGTCGACAGCGTCAACACTGATGACGCAGGGCGCTATACATTCCCAGCAACGTACACCGATGTCGAGTACAGCGTACGCGCGGAGGCGCCGGGGTACGCAAGCAACTACTCCACACAGATCCCCGCCGCCGCAGGCAAAACGCTCGCAATGGGGTCGGTTGCTCTGACCAAAGCAGACAGCTTCATCGGCGGCGTCATCGTCGATCCCAAAGGCAAGCCTGTCGCCGGGGCCAAGGTCACCGTCTCCGCGATCTCACAAGGAGAAGCGGTGACGGATAAAACCGGGCGATTTCATATCAGTGGGGCTCCCCGAGACAAAACCTTTCTCCAAGTGGAAGCGCCGGAAGAACGGCAGGCGTCGGTGCAGGTCACGTCTGGACGAGATGACAATGAAATCACGGTCAAGTCGCGCGCCGAGATAGAGGAAGAAAGCAAACGGTTCGTCGCGGCTCTTGACGCCGATACGACGAACCACGGGGACGGCAGCGATGCGCAGACGCTCCTCAAGACGGCGGAGAGCAAAGCGGCCGGCGGCGGCAAGAGCGTCCTGCTCGTCTTTCACGCCTCCTGGTGCGGTCCCTGCTTCATGCTGCATCGCTTCCTGGAGGACCCAAAAATCGCGCCGACCCTGGAAAAGCATTTCGTGATTCAGGACCTCGATATCTGGGAGCACGACGACAAGAAAAAGTGGGAGAATCCTGGGGGAACGGATATTTACAAGCAGTACGGCGGCCCAAACAGTGTCCCCTTTTACGTCGTTCTCGATGCAAACGGCAAGAAGCTCGGCGATTCGATCCATAATGGCGAGAACATGGGCATGCCGACGCAAGCCGGCGACGTTCAATTCTTTCTGGACACGCTCAAGCAAGCCCAGCCGACTTTGACGGATTCCGAGAGCGCAACGCTCAAGGAGGGATTGAAGCAGCACGCATCGTTATGA
- a CDS encoding DUF6157 family protein, whose protein sequence is MNYYSAFIHIATDSTAVAAKIPASKGEAKTIPALEYELLTERPYFYTQEELLFEVHLRRSSVSEEERRARRDALWAEFFSRPHACLRASGLAKTHGWGIHFDGEGKIGLVAVESPEYERYAGSPNLQQVPAMRGKRLK, encoded by the coding sequence ATGAACTACTACAGCGCATTCATTCACATCGCGACGGACAGCACGGCCGTCGCGGCGAAGATCCCGGCCAGCAAGGGCGAGGCCAAAACGATTCCCGCTCTGGAGTATGAATTGCTGACGGAGCGTCCGTACTTCTATACGCAGGAAGAACTGCTGTTTGAAGTGCATTTGCGGCGCAGCAGCGTTTCCGAGGAGGAGCGCCGCGCAAGACGCGACGCGCTTTGGGCGGAGTTCTTTTCGCGCCCCCACGCGTGCCTCCGGGCATCGGGGCTCGCGAAGACTCACGGCTGGGGCATTCACTTCGACGGCGAGGGGAAAATCGGCCTCGTCGCCGTCGAAAGTCCGGAGTATGAACGGTATGCGGGCAGCCCCAATCTTCAGCAGGTCCCCGCAATGCGCGGCAAGCGGCTAAAGTAA
- a CDS encoding aspartyl protease family protein: MIDFSRRRVRLCAIGAVALCSLASCGGRAVGTPSEPDVSLEGHLSTVPITIDQGHIFAAVEVNGKPAVFVLDTAAGADVLSVTAAKRLGVIASDPKKPLVATGAGGHQQTWLAHLETLKAGGAVLRQSPVFLLDLPPILKADVLLGYEFLHRFVTTIDYQARTVTFRDAAPPSADGAAALPFVLTGNVPGIEAELDGKRGRFQIDTGDAGAIDVNTPFVTRDHLRDKYPKRMDMITGLGVGGEERSSIVRIGSLKIGSVTIANPIADLSLQKQGAFAASDVSGSLGYGVLSRFKVTLDYQSAKIVLEDAGLGDQSFPYNRSGVGYSLSGGVPTVTDVIAGSPAEQVGVRAGDQIVEINGVPMDDGGIRQLRDAVRGAPGENVRLKLRAPDKATRDITLTLRELL, encoded by the coding sequence ATGATCGATTTTTCGCGGCGACGCGTACGCCTTTGCGCGATTGGCGCCGTTGCCCTGTGCAGCCTGGCGTCTTGCGGCGGACGCGCCGTAGGAACGCCATCCGAACCGGACGTTTCTCTCGAAGGACATCTCTCGACGGTTCCCATCACGATCGATCAGGGGCATATCTTTGCCGCAGTGGAGGTGAATGGGAAGCCGGCGGTGTTCGTGCTGGACACCGCCGCGGGCGCGGATGTTCTTTCGGTCACTGCGGCAAAACGGCTCGGCGTGATCGCGAGCGATCCCAAGAAGCCGCTGGTGGCTACCGGGGCGGGCGGCCATCAGCAGACCTGGCTGGCGCATCTGGAGACGCTCAAGGCGGGCGGGGCCGTTCTGCGCCAATCTCCGGTGTTCTTGCTGGATCTGCCGCCGATTCTCAAAGCCGATGTGCTGCTGGGATATGAGTTTCTGCATCGCTTTGTCACCACCATCGACTATCAGGCGCGAACCGTGACGTTCCGCGACGCGGCCCCGCCGTCCGCCGATGGCGCCGCCGCGCTGCCCTTCGTACTCACCGGGAACGTCCCGGGGATCGAGGCGGAGCTGGACGGCAAACGGGGGCGCTTTCAGATCGATACAGGCGACGCCGGCGCAATCGACGTCAACACGCCCTTTGTGACGCGCGACCATCTGCGGGACAAGTATCCCAAACGCATGGATATGATCACGGGGCTGGGAGTCGGCGGCGAGGAGCGCAGCAGCATCGTTCGGATCGGATCGTTAAAGATCGGCTCCGTGACAATCGCCAACCCCATCGCCGATCTGTCGCTGCAAAAGCAGGGCGCCTTCGCCGCCTCCGATGTTTCCGGATCGCTGGGATACGGCGTGCTGTCACGCTTCAAAGTGACCCTGGATTATCAATCCGCGAAGATCGTCTTGGAGGACGCCGGCCTGGGGGATCAGTCGTTCCCCTACAATCGCTCCGGGGTTGGATACTCGCTGAGCGGCGGCGTCCCCACGGTCACGGACGTGATCGCCGGCAGCCCGGCCGAGCAGGTCGGCGTGAGAGCCGGCGACCAGATCGTGGAAATCAACGGCGTCCCGATGGATGACGGCGGGATCCGCCAGCTCCGAGACGCCGTTCGTGGCGCGCCCGGCGAGAACGTGCGACTCAAGCTGCGCGCCCCGGACAAGGCAACTCGCGATATCACACTGACCCTGCGCGAGTTACTTTAG
- a CDS encoding aspartyl protease family protein yields the protein MRRDFLTFGGALRRGCVAGALALALNALPAMAQGQRASSGILAVIPFTVDSGHIFVAPLVNGRPASFVIDTGSGVDVVESESAARLGISASPQGDSAVVTGTGGTARAYFATIARIQLGSVQIAKSPAYLLHVAQSVRCDGLLGYEFLRRYLVTFDFQRHVMILRRPGAALPGQCVIPFVLSGGVPSVVGEAGGWPGRFLIDTGYGGTVVLNAPFVAKYHLRDRYAQDGRMVAGRGIGGRTQSDLVQLDSFQLGRVPVDGILAELTRQTQGAFAASGVAGTIGIEVLDRYLVTLDYPGGRMILAGSGARP from the coding sequence ATGAGACGAGATTTTCTGACATTCGGCGGCGCGCTTCGCCGAGGATGCGTTGCCGGCGCGCTGGCGCTCGCGCTGAATGCGTTACCCGCGATGGCGCAGGGACAGCGGGCGTCTTCGGGAATCCTCGCCGTCATTCCGTTCACGGTCGACAGCGGACACATCTTTGTTGCGCCGCTGGTCAACGGTCGGCCGGCGAGCTTCGTGATCGACACCGGCTCCGGGGTGGATGTCGTTGAGAGCGAGTCGGCGGCCCGTTTGGGAATCTCGGCGTCGCCGCAGGGAGACAGCGCGGTCGTGACCGGGACCGGCGGCACGGCGCGCGCCTATTTCGCCACCATTGCCCGGATCCAGTTGGGGAGCGTTCAGATTGCAAAATCGCCGGCGTATCTGCTGCATGTGGCGCAGAGCGTGCGGTGCGATGGGCTGCTGGGTTATGAGTTTCTGCGAAGGTATCTGGTGACATTTGACTTTCAGCGTCATGTCATGATCCTCCGGCGTCCCGGCGCGGCGCTCCCGGGCCAGTGCGTCATCCCGTTTGTCCTGAGCGGCGGCGTTCCGAGCGTCGTGGGCGAAGCGGGCGGGTGGCCGGGGCGCTTCCTGATCGACACGGGCTACGGCGGCACGGTGGTTTTGAACGCGCCGTTTGTCGCCAAATACCATCTGCGCGATCGGTACGCCCAGGATGGGCGAATGGTGGCCGGGCGGGGCATCGGCGGGCGCACCCAGAGCGATCTGGTCCAGCTGGATAGCTTTCAGCTGGGGAGAGTCCCCGTGGATGGGATCCTCGCCGAGCTGACCCGCCAGACTCAGGGAGCGTTCGCGGCTTCCGGCGTCGCCGGAACCATCGGTATCGAAGTGCTGGACCGTTATCTGGTCACGCTGGACTATCCCGGCGGCCGGATGATCCTGGCCGGGAGCGGCGCGCGTCCGTAA
- a CDS encoding class I SAM-dependent methyltransferase, with protein MLTNPQLLASDIVANRTMNRGRVLSGVNSYERELGFSPLERLRERRRAHGTAVWVDACCGEGRALLHAAALLRELELSDTISLIGVDLINTFPSHDFPNLTFVETDVTRYQPPSGADLITCIHGLHYLGDKLGFLENSYSALAEDGVFAGQLDPANVRSREEKWTWSAMLRRAKRGGADVTLRKNLLQMRGTGASLSFGLRYEGAKPSETPNYTGITVIDSWYASAPL; from the coding sequence ATGCTCACCAATCCCCAACTGCTCGCCTCGGATATCGTCGCCAATCGCACGATGAACCGGGGGCGCGTCCTTTCCGGCGTCAATTCCTACGAGCGCGAGCTGGGATTCTCCCCGCTGGAGCGGCTCCGCGAGCGGCGGCGCGCCCACGGGACCGCCGTGTGGGTGGACGCCTGCTGCGGCGAAGGCCGCGCGCTTCTCCACGCCGCCGCGCTTTTGCGAGAATTGGAGCTTTCTGACACGATCTCCCTGATCGGCGTCGATCTCATCAACACGTTCCCCTCCCACGACTTCCCCAACCTCACCTTTGTCGAGACGGACGTCACTCGGTATCAGCCGCCCTCAGGAGCGGACCTGATCACCTGTATTCATGGGCTGCACTATCTGGGGGATAAGCTGGGATTTTTGGAGAATAGCTACTCGGCTCTCGCCGAGGACGGGGTCTTCGCGGGGCAGCTCGATCCGGCGAATGTCCGGTCGCGGGAGGAAAAATGGACGTGGAGCGCGATGCTCCGGCGGGCAAAACGCGGCGGGGCGGACGTGACGCTCCGGAAAAACCTGCTGCAAATGCGCGGGACCGGAGCGTCCCTGTCGTTTGGTCTGCGCTACGAAGGCGCGAAGCCGTCGGAGACGCCGAATTACACCGGCATCACGGTCATCGACTCCTGGTACGCCTCCGCGCCGCTTTAG
- a CDS encoding YceI family protein, whose amino-acid sequence MMMRNSRKFGAAGLAMALGFTMMADGMSAGTHAAPPAAKAAAVPLTGAWSVDAVHTNVGFAIRHMGISSVRGRFSDIAGTIVANAAHPEKSSVNFTIQTKSINTDMPMRDDHVRSAAFLDVAKYPQITFQSTRVTKTKGGGYLVAGNLTMHGVTKPIVLPFQISGPIKDPMGSARFGLETQTHLDRHSYGVGSTSLFSGDSAIGSDVDVTISLEAVPAKPGA is encoded by the coding sequence ATGATGATGCGAAATAGCAGAAAATTTGGCGCCGCCGGGCTGGCGATGGCGTTGGGATTCACGATGATGGCGGATGGGATGAGTGCGGGGACGCACGCCGCGCCGCCGGCCGCCAAGGCGGCCGCTGTCCCGCTGACGGGAGCGTGGAGTGTGGACGCGGTGCATACGAATGTCGGCTTCGCGATCCGGCATATGGGGATCAGCAGCGTGCGCGGCCGGTTTAGCGACATCGCCGGAACCATCGTCGCCAATGCGGCGCATCCGGAGAAGTCTTCGGTGAACTTTACGATCCAGACCAAGAGCATCAACACCGATATGCCGATGCGCGACGACCATGTGCGCAGCGCCGCGTTCTTGGATGTCGCCAAGTATCCGCAGATTACGTTCCAGAGCACCCGAGTGACCAAGACCAAGGGCGGCGGATACCTGGTCGCGGGCAATCTGACCATGCACGGCGTCACCAAACCGATCGTGCTGCCCTTCCAGATCAGCGGACCGATCAAGGATCCGATGGGATCGGCGCGCTTTGGACTGGAGACGCAGACTCATCTGGACCGCCACAGCTACGGCGTGGGCTCGACAAGCTTGTTCAGCGGCGACAGCGCGATCGGAAGCGATGTCGATGTCACGATCAGTCTGGAAGCCGTTCCGGCCAAACCCGGCGCGTAA
- a CDS encoding winged helix DNA-binding domain-containing protein: MTRQHLLSRRLAQQQITRHDFQSAGEVAAWMGATQAQDYAGAKWSLGLRLPGATDADIERAIAAREIVRTTSLRGTLHFLAAADVRWILKLVAPRVIARFAGPSRAAGLTEDDFARSTAAMARALEGGRLLSRAELLRAVSDGGVSTAGGRPNYLLYWAALDGVICQGARRGKEFTFALLDEWSPGGCAFEGEQAAAELARRYFHSHGPAAVLDFAWWSGQSLTESRAALRLVQDELESVALDGITYWMPPAIAIDAGRDSEAHLLPGFDEHLLGYADRGAVIPDDQIKALTPKNGIFSPLVAHGGRATGTWSRKIDRKSVAIETAPFAPWTETQGETVLIAAEKYRAFLTLSKAE; the protein is encoded by the coding sequence CGCCGCGTGGATGGGCGCCACGCAGGCGCAGGATTATGCGGGGGCCAAATGGTCGCTCGGCCTGCGCCTTCCCGGCGCGACCGACGCCGATATCGAGCGGGCAATCGCCGCAAGGGAGATTGTCCGCACGACGTCACTGCGCGGCACGCTGCATTTTCTGGCGGCCGCCGATGTGCGCTGGATTCTTAAGCTGGTCGCGCCGCGCGTGATCGCGCGCTTTGCCGGGCCTTCGCGGGCCGCCGGACTCACGGAGGACGACTTCGCCCGGAGCACGGCGGCGATGGCGCGCGCATTAGAGGGCGGCCGCCTGCTGTCGCGCGCGGAGCTGCTGCGGGCGGTTTCGGACGGCGGCGTCTCGACGGCGGGAGGACGCCCGAACTATCTGTTATACTGGGCGGCGCTGGACGGGGTGATTTGTCAGGGCGCCCGGCGCGGCAAGGAGTTTACGTTCGCGCTGCTCGACGAATGGTCGCCGGGCGGCTGCGCGTTTGAAGGCGAGCAGGCGGCGGCGGAGCTAGCGCGCCGTTATTTTCACAGTCACGGCCCCGCCGCCGTTCTGGACTTCGCGTGGTGGTCGGGTCAGTCGCTCACGGAGTCCAGAGCGGCTTTGCGTTTGGTGCAGGATGAGTTAGAAAGCGTGGCGCTGGACGGGATCACATACTGGATGCCGCCAGCCATCGCGATCGACGCTGGCCGGGATTCCGAGGCGCATCTTTTGCCGGGGTTCGACGAGCACCTGCTCGGCTACGCCGACCGCGGCGCCGTCATCCCAGACGATCAGATCAAAGCGCTGACGCCGAAGAATGGGATCTTCAGCCCATTGGTCGCGCACGGCGGCCGCGCGACCGGGACCTGGAGCCGCAAGATCGATCGAAAGAGCGTTGCGATTGAGACCGCGCCGTTCGCGCCCTGGACCGAAACACAAGGCGAAACCGTTCTTATCGCCGCCGAAAAGTATCGGGCGTTCCTGACTTTATCCAAAGCCGAGTAA